A genomic window from Salvia hispanica cultivar TCC Black 2014 chromosome 5, UniMelb_Shisp_WGS_1.0, whole genome shotgun sequence includes:
- the LOC125189905 gene encoding microtubule-associated protein RP/EB family member 1-like — translation MAKRKATNNPASTTGEAPSEVQATAESQPPSPQRSQPPPTTQIPAMVPLDALAAFLRQQDPNRDWTTTLAGFSLTGGMPATSNPTPTATTENPPTTTPRTSIPTSEQISTTVTAQSEPSHPSPIHQQTEPLDVSPLSAYQDPNWGETEEKESGERASASEKEEAEEIMATEAKIDEAEREEIDLNAMARRQGLMTEDKFQAVLGKGDRIVVNPEGVAEVLDLASQAVGKGEATKEAERSEGVVRQSVEEKTDVQPEKAEQLEEEKQEPETHQEEASVVTKPEPVKRRLVLKNDPKVERQKPQRVSQRCLGKWKSNKAGANTAADAVEVSSEDEKTTPTKPGEEPSKASQEDTQMATRTVSARPTDQEENTDKVAEGPDLASSQ, via the coding sequence ATGGCAAAGAGAAAGGCAACAAACAACCCAGCATCTACCACCGGCGAAGCCCCGTCAGAAGTCCAAGCAACAGCCGAGTCGCAGCCGCCAAGCCCACAACGATCACAGCCACCGCCGACGACACAAATTCCGGCGATGGTTCCTTTAGACGCACTGGCGGCGTTTCTAAGGCAACAAGACCCCAACAGAGACTGGACAACAACCCTAGCCGGATTTAGCCTAACCGGAGGAATGCCGGCGACATCAAACCCTACCCCAACTGCAACCACAGAAAACCCACCCACCACCACCCCAAGAACCTCAATTCCGACATCCGAACAGATTTCCACAACAGTAACTGCACAATCAGAACCCTCCCACCCTTCTCCCATACACCAACAAACAGAGCCGCTCGACGTCAGCCCTCTTTCCGCCTATCAAGATCCCAACTGGGGAGAAACAGAAGAAAAGGAGAGTGGGGAGAGAGCAAGCGCGAGCGAAAAAGAGGAAGCAGAGGAGATAATGGCCACTGAGGCCAAAATCGATGAAGCAGAGAGGGAGGAGATAGATCTGAACGCAATGGCCAGGAGGCAAGGGTTAATGACGGAAGATAAATTCCAAGCGGTTTTGGGCAAGGGGGATAGGATCGTGGTAAACCCTGAAGGGGTGGCTGAGGTACTGGACCTCGCATCCCAGGCAGTAGGGAAGGGGGAAGCAACAAAGGAAGCAGAAAGGTCGGAAGGGGTAGTCCGCCAATCAGTGGAGGAGAAGACAGACGTACAACCAGAAAAGGCCGAACAACTTGAAGAGGAGAAGCAAGAGCCAGAAACACATCAAGAGGAAGCCTCAGTAGTAACTAAACCGGAACCAGTAAAGAGGAGGCTAGTGTTGAAAAACGACCCCAAGGTAGAAAGGCAGAAACCCCAAAGAGTGTCACAGAGATGCTTAGGAAAGTGGAAGTCCAACAAGGCAGGAGCAAACACAGCAGCAGATGCAGTGGAGGTTTCGAGTGAAGACGAGAagactactcctacaaaacctgGGGAGGAGCCCTCGAAAGCTAGCCAGGAGGACACCCAAATGGCAACAAGGACAGTATCAGCAAGGCCGACTGACCAGGAGGAGAATACTGACAAGGTGGCTGAGGGTCCGGACCTCGCATCGAGTCAGTAG